AGTGTGCGCCGTTGTAGTTTGTCGCCCACCAGGCCGCCGACGATCGACAGGGCGCCGCCTAGCTGGAACATGGTGGCGAAGATGCTGCCGACGACGATCGCCGTGTGTTCCGGATAGCCCTGGTCGATCGCTCTTTCGCGGAAGAGGACCGGCAGCCAGACCAGCGAGCCGAACGCGATCTGGGCGGGTAGGCCCTGCAGGATCAACCAGACGTTGGTACGCCGTTGGACGATCGAGGGCAGGCTCTTGCGGCTGATCCGGTAGTCGTAGTCGTGTCCCTCGGCGATCGCGCCGGCGAGTTCTGTGTCGCTCTGGCCTCGGCGGATGTCGTAGGTGAAGAAATAGGCGACCGTGGCTACCAGGCCGACGACGCTCAGCACGAAGAAGGGGCGGCGCCAGTCGGAGGCGCCGAGTACCCCGCCGATCAGCGTGCCGAAGAACGTGCCGGCGCCCTGGGAGAGTCCCCAGAAGCTCATCACCAGACCGCGCCGCTTCGGTTTGATCAGGTCGCTGACGACCGAGAAGCCGACGGAGCTGACCGCGCCGAGGCCGACCGCGGCGGCTACCTGGGAGACGAAGAACAGCAGGTAGGTGCCGGCCAGGCCGCTGCCGGTCATGCCGGCCGCCCACAGCACCGTGCCGATCATCAGCAGCGGCTTGCGGTTGCCCCGGTCGCCGTAATAGGCCCAGGCGACCGAGGCTACGGCGCTCACCAGGAACGACACCGCGGTGACGGTGCCGACCAGGCCCTGCGGCACGTCGAACGAGTCAGCGATCGAGCCGTAGAGCGGCGGGATCAGGCCTACCGCGACGTTGTCGAGGGACGCCAGCACGATGAACACCACGACGCTGTAGATCCGGTGCGTGCGGCCCCCGGTCGTGGTCATTCCGGGAGGCTACATCGGGCGGGACCCCCTGGAGATCTAGGTGCGTTGCGACGGGATGGGTGTGGCGAAAGTGAGCGGCGCGCCGGATATCCCCTGCGGGCCCAGGTCGAGGTGGTGGACACCGGCCCGGAGGGCGTCGATCACCGGGCGCAGCGCGGTCTGGTGTGCGTCGCGGATCGTCACGCAGGTCTCCATCCGCAGCGTCGCGCCGCCGTCGTGGATCGGCACCCACTTGAACCGGTCGGCTTCGCGGCCGCCGAAGACCATGCCGACCTTGTAGGGCAGCGCCACGTCGGACGGGACGACCAGGATCCGGCCCCGGCCGTGGCCCGGGCGGCGGCGTTCGCTCTGGAGCCGGATCACGCTCGTCGCGGTCTCGTAGGTCTCCATCGCCACCCGGCCCGCCGGATCGGGGTCGGGGATGCCGGCGGCGGCGATCGCGTCTTCGAGCACCCGCCGGGCCCGCACGTCGCGCGGCTGGAGGAACGCCTCGTAGTCGCGGACCAGGTCGGCGAGGGCCAGCCGGTCGCCCGGGTAGTCGCGGTCGATCATCGCCTCGAGGCGGGCCTCGTAGAGCGGGGTCGAGCGCAGGCCGGGCCGGCGCACCGCCGGGCCGATGATCAGGTGGAACTCGTTGCGCAGCAGCCGGTCGACCGGGTCGCCGAAGAACTGGTGCTCGGCCCGGTTGGGCTGGGAGAGGTATTCGACCCGGAGCTTGTCGCCCTCGGCGGTGCGCAGCCGGTCTTCGGCGAGCGCGACGAACTGGGTGTGGTGTGGGCCGCAGGCCAGCGTCCAGACGGTCGGTTGGGCCGCGGCGGAGCCGATCCGCTCGTGCAGGGCGACGACCTGGCGGGCGATCTGGAGTACCCGCTCGCCGGCCGGGGTCAGCAGGTAGCGGCGGTCGACGTTGCGCCGGACCAGCGGCTCGCCGACATAGTTTTCGATCTTGCCGATCCGGTGTTGCACGGATTGGCGGCTGTAACCGCCGTGCAGCCCGGCCATGCGGCGCGCCGCGTCCTCATAGGAACGCTCTTCGGCGAGCGCGATGAACGCCCGGAAGTCCCACTCGTCCAGTGGTTTCGGGCGCTGTTTTGTCACGCGTTCAACGTAACGTGGCCGGCTAAGCACCAAAAGTGTCACATTGACGATACCGACTGGGCCGGGCGCGGCGGGTCGGCGGTGACGCTGAGAAATCGCTCTCCGCTAAACTGTGATCCGCGTCACTGGCGCGGAAACGACTGGCACCGATTTATCGTCATTTACTGCCCGGGCCCCCACGTTACGTTCTGTCGAACGTCACCCAGAGCGAGCCTCCCGCAAACGCGGTTTGCGGTTGCCCGGACACCTGCCGGTCGGCCTCACCTTCCGACCGTCCGAAGAGGAGTAGAAAGGCAAGGCGGCTGCTCCGCTGGCTTCGGGGCAGCCGCCACATGTCCGACCGCTGAGGAGCAGACATGTCCTATCGACAGACGGTGCGCGAAAGCGTTCGAAAATATCCACCTCTTCTCCGACGCTGGCGCCGCGCTCTCGGCGCTCCCTCCTCCGGAGCCTCACACAAGACCGACCAGGCCGACGCACATCGGGTACGTCGAACGTTGGCGCCCGCCGCCCACCTCGACAGCGCCGCGTCGGAGGTACACGCGGCCCGGGTCGCGATGCGCAACGCCCTGCTCGCCCTGGACGAGGCGATCAGCCACGGCGAGGCCCTCGATCCGGCTTTCCGCCGCCTCATCCACACCGAGATCACCGGCACCCGCGAAGAGGCCGCCCTGCTCACCGCCCGACTCACGAACACCCGCGCCGTCGACCGGCAGGGCGCCGTTTAGACCATGCCCTACCGGCCCACGTCGGCTGGGCCCAGCCGTAGCCCGCGGCACCGCGCCGGGCCTGTGGCCCGCGGCCCAGCCTGTGGCCCGAGGCCCAGCCTGTGGCCCGCAGACCGGCCCGTGGTCCGCGGCCCAGCCCGTGGCCCGCGGCCCAGCCCGTGGCCCGCAGCCCAGCCCGTGGCCCGCAGACCGGCCCGTGGCCCGCAGACCGGCCCGTGGCCCGCAGCCCAGCCCGTGGCCCGCAGCCCAGCCCGTGGCCCGCAGCCCAGCCTGTGGCCCGCAGCCCAGCCTGTGGCCCGCAGCCCAGCCGGTGGCCCGCAGCCCGGCCCGCCCAGCCTGTGGCCCGCAGCCCGGCCCGTGGCCCGGGCCCGGCCCGCGGCCCAGCCCGTGGCCCGCGGCTTCGCGCCAGGCAAGCAATGGTCGCCGCAGGCGCGGCCCGGCTCGCGAGGACCGGTAGGACGCGGCCTAAACCGGCCGGACTGGTGCCAGGCCGAGTTCCTCGGCGCGGGTCCAGACCGGCTCCATGGCCTGGTCCGGGTCGCGGTGGAAGAGGCTGGCCCGCAACCTGACGAAGACGCAGTTGCCGACCCGCTCCAGCACCGCCTGGCGGCGTAGCTCCGCCGCGAAGGCGGCCGCCCCCCGGTAGCGGTCGTCGCAGGCGATCGCCAGCCGCCGGCCGTCGGGCGCGTTGACCACGAAGTCGATCCGATAGTTGCCGAGCCGGAACCGCGGCACCGGCCGCAGCCCAGCCGCCGTCAGCCGCCGCCAGACCTCGCGGGTGAACCCGCTCTCCAGCGCCGGGTCGTAAGGGGTGTCGGCCACCGCGCCGGCCGGGCGGGTCGCATACCTGAGCAGCAGCGCCCGGGCGTCGTCCGGGTTGAGCTCGCCGGCGCTCACCGAGTGGAAGACGAAGAGCTGGTCGCGGGCCCGGGACGCGGCGACGTTGACCCGGCGGTGATAGTCGCGCTTGGTGAACGCGCCGATCGTGCCGTCGGCGCTGGCCACCACCGTGGACAGCAGCACCACGTCGCGCTCGTCGCCCTGGAACGTGTAGGCGTCGCCGACCCGCAGCGCGCGCCGTTCGAGCTCGTCGGTGCCCAACTCTTCCCGGAGCCGGTGTTGCAGATAGTCGGCCTGCCCGCTGGTCGACAGCAGGCTGACCACGCCGATCGTCTTTCCGCGGTAGGCCGGGTCGGCCACGATCGCGGTCACCCGCGCCACCAGCGCCTCGGCCTCCGCGACGTTGACCTCGCCATACTCGGGGACGCTGACCCGGCGCCCGTCGGGCACGTGCACGGCGGTCACGGCGACGCCAAGCCCGGCCGGCCGGTCGGCGCGCAGCGGCTGGATCTTGCCGTCGTAGTAGGTGTCGCTGGAGAAACCGATGATCGCCGGCACGCTGCGGAAGTGTTCGGTGAGCAGGATCCGTTGCGGCGAGCGGCGCACGGCGTGGTCGTAGAGGCTGCTCTCGGTGTCGAAATGCACCGCCGAGGGCACACCGGCCGGCGCCAGGTGGGTGGCGATCAGCCCGTTGACCCGCTCGGCGGGCAGGCCGACGAGCTGCGGGCCGATCTGCTGGTCATCGCCGACCACGACGGCGCGGTGCGCCAGCCCGAGCACCGGCAGCGCGAAGATGTCGGCCTGGGACGCCTCGTCGATCACCACGACGTCGAAGATCGGGCCGGCTCCGGGAAACTGCTCAAGAGCACGGTCAACCGACATGATCCACACGGGTACGGCAGTCGCCGCCTCAGCCATCGCCCGTTGCGCGGCCGCCTGCCAGTGCGCCGCGGTCTTGCCGGTGCCCTTGCCGATCTTGCGCAGCGCGGCCGTCCAGTCGGCGAGGGCGGCCTTGCGGCGGTCGTCGAGGGTACGCGCGACCTCCAGCCACGCCGACCCCACGACGAGCTCGCCGGTGAGCCGCCGCTCCTGGTCTCGGGCCCGCTCCAGCCTCCGGCCCAGCTCGTCGTCGCCGACCCCGTGGGTGCCGGCCACCTCGTCGAACCAGGTCTGCGCCTGCCGCCAGGCCCAGGCCCGCAGCGCCGCATCGCCGCCGGCCGGCGCCACACCCCGGTCGTAGCCCGCGGCCCACTGCGGCGCGACCGCGGCGAGCCGGGCATGCAGCGCGGCGAACCGGGTCGCGTCGGGCTTGATGCTCCACAACCGACGGATCTCGGCGAGGGCGGCGTTCCACCCGACCGCGTCGTCGGTGGACCAGGCGGCGGCCAGCCCGCGCAACACCGGCGGCGCACCCGGCCCGGCGGTGACCCGGGCCAGCCAGGCACCCATCGCCCGCTGCTCGGCCTCGATCCGGTCGACGGTGAACACCGCCAGCGTCGCCTCGGTCAGGTCGGCGAGGTCGGCCAGAGCGGCCGCGTCGACCACACGGGGGCAGGCCGGGACCAGCACGGCGAGGTTCTCCCGGAGGGAAGGCCAGCGCCGGCTCTCCCAGTCGAGCGCATCGAGCGCCTCGGCAAGCAAGCGGCCGGCCCAGATCTCAGGCTCACCGGAAGCGCCGCCGGCGCCGGGCGACACCCGCCTGGCCGGGTCGGCGCCCGACGGCTCGTCAGTGCGCGGTGGCGCGGCGCCGGTGGGTAGCGGCGCGCCCAGGCGGTCGGCCCATTCCGCCCAGCGTGCGGCGAGCTGGGCCCGGAGCTGGAGCCGCTCCACGGTCGCCACCAGCAGGTCGATGTCGGCGGCCGTGCGGGGCTGCTCGCCGTCGACGCGGCAGTCGGCGACCACCTTGGCCAGGTCACCGTGGGTCAGCCGGCGGACCGGCTTGCCGGCGGCGAACCGCTCGCGGATCTGGCCGAGCTGGGTGAGCAGCCGGCGGGGCTGGGCGGCGTGTTCCTCGGCGATCTCCACCCGGTGGCCGGACAGGGCCGCCGTGCGCCGACCCAGTTCGCCGAGCATCCGCTGGCTGGCCGCCACCTGCTCGTCCCAGACCGCCTGCCAGCTCGGCTCGCGGATGAGCGAGCCCAGCCGGTCGGTCCAGCTTCCGGCCCGGCGGGCCAGCGCGTCGGCCGCTGTGCGCAGCGCGCCGGCCAGCTCGTCGACCGCTTCGGGGCCGAGCCGGCGCGCGCCGTCGGCGTCGACACCGCGGTCGCGGGCCTGCTCGGCCACCTTGGCCGCGTCGGCCAGCGTGGCCCGCTGTGCGGCGACCGCCTCGCCGGTCGGCAGCTCGCCCTCGGCCGGCAGGGTGGCGAGGGCGCTGGCCCGGTCGGCCGCTGGGATCGCCCGCGCCAGGTCGCCGAGCAGCCCGAACTCGCCCGCGGTCAGCGGCGCCGGCGTGCCCGGCGGCACCGGGTCGGGCACGATGCCGTCGGCCTCGGTGCGGCGCAGCCACTCGCCGACCTCGGCCGGCGAGGAGGCCACCCCGCCTACCGGGTAGGTCGTCGCCTCGCGTTCGGCCACTGCGAGCAACTCGTCGCGGGCCCGGGCGAAGCGGTCGTGTGCGGCGTCGATGTCGGCGGTGATCCGGTCGACCTCGTCGGCCGCGGCCGTGCGGTCGAGGGTGGCGGCCCGGTCGGACAGCTCGCGGGCGGCGATCTGGAGTTGCACGAGTTGGTCGGCCGAGCGGCCGAGCACGGCCAGGCAGAGCGGTTGGATCTCGGCGGGCAGGCCGTCGCGGAGCACCCGCAGCGGGTCTTCCTTCTGGGCCAGCACCAACACGCGCTTGCCGTGTGCGACCAGGTGACAGATCAGGTTGCGGATCGTGTGCGTCTTGCCGGTGCCGGGTGGGCCCTGCACCGCGACCGTGCGGTGTGCGGCCAGGCGGGCGGCGATCGACTCCTGGGCGTCGTTGGTCGCCATCGGCATCAGCAGCCGCTCGGCGGTGCGTACCCAGGCGTCGGGGTCGTCGTCGGGCATCCGCAGTGCGCTCGGTTCGTGCGCGAGGATGCCGGCCAGGGCGCCGACCCCGCTGTCGCCGGGCGCGGCCAGCCGGTCGCGTTCGGCCTCCAGGAACCGGCGCACCATCCGCTGCCGCGGGCGCAGGAAGAGCACGCCGGTGTCGTGCACGTGCGGGTCGGCGACCGGGTCGAGGCCGAACCGCAGAAGCGGTTCGTAGCCGAGACGGCGCAGCGCGCGGCCGGCGAACTCCTGGCGCTCGGCGGCGTCCCAGGGGTCGACGTCGACGAGGCCGCCCGGGCCGGCCAGGTCGAGCAGGTCGCCGACCCGGCGGTTGTCGAGCCCGCCGAGCGCGTCGACCTGTAGCCGGGCCGGGCCCTGCGGGTGGACGGTGACGGTGCTGGTCTCCGGGTCGTAGTCGATCGCGACCGGGGTCGCCAGCAGCGGGTAGCGGACCGGCTCACCGCCGACCGGCGCGTCGAGGATCGCGTGGCCCCAGACGAGTTCGACCCGCGCGGAGTCGACGTCGACCCGGTAGCGCAGGTCGTAGAGGCGGTCGTGCAGCGCCCGGACGGCGGCGGTGCGGCGGTGGGCGGTCGCCCACGGTCGCCACTCCTCCTCCATCCACCGGCTGAACTCGGCCGCGCGTATCTCATCCTGATTTTGAAGGGTTGGCGGGTTTTCTGCCGTCAGGTCCCAGACGAGGTGGCGCAGCAGCGGGGTCGGGATCGACGGCGGTTCCGGCGCGCCCGGGCGGCCGACCCGCAGCCAGCCGGCGCCGGGTTGCCGCGGGCCGAGCTCGACGGCCGGGTGGATGGGCAGGTCGTCGTGCCAGTAGGCGTCGCCCGGCGGGATCGTGCGGACCGGTTTGTCGAGCAGCGCGCGCACGGCGAGCAGGTATTCCGCGAGCGCTCCGGCGCGCTCGCGGATCTCATGTGGCGTGTCGGCGCCGTCCTGCTGCTCCATCGCTGTCCGACGGTAACGCGGTCGGGCCAGTCACACGAGTTTCACGCCGGTCGGTCGTGCACCAGTTCGCGGACGGCGGCGTATTGGTCGCGGATGGCCGGCACCGGACGGGCGTCGTAGGTCTCGACGCGGCCGGTCGCCCACGCGGGCGGCGCCGGCTGGTCGGAGACGACCCACGCGGCCTGGCGGGCGGCGCCGTCGGCGACATATTCGCCGGGCTCGGGGACCACGACGCCGCAGCCGAAGATCTCCGGCGCGATCCGCCGGACCGCCTCGCTGCGTGCCCCGCCACCGATCAGGATCACCCGGTTGACCGCGGCGCCCTCGGCGATCAGCGCGTCGAGGCCGTCGGCGAGCGCGCAGAGCATGCCCTCGACCGCGGCCCGGGCGAAGTGTGCCGGGGTCGAATTGCGCAGGGTCAGGCCGTGCACCGCGCCGGTCGACAGTGGGCGGTTGGGGGTCCGCTCCCCCTCCAGGTAGGGGACCATCACCAGGCCGTCGGAGCCGGAGGGTGCCTCGGCCGCCAGCTCGGCAAGCCGGCTGTGGCTGACGCCGAGCAGCGCGGCCGCCGCGTCGAGCACCCGAGCGGCGTTGAGCGTGCAGACCAGCGGCAGGAACCGGCCCGTCGCGTCGGCGAAGCCCGCGACGATGCCGCTGGCGTCGGCCGCGGGCAGGTCGGCCACGCTGAACACGGTGCCGGAGGTGCCGATCGAGACGATCACGTCGCCGGGCCGGGCTCCGACCCCGAGCGCGGCCGCCGCGTTGTCGCCGGTGCCCGGGCCGAGCGCGGCGCCGCTTGGCAGCCGGCCGGCGATGCCGGTCGGTGCGAGCACGGTCGGCACCCGCGGCTCCCGGCCGAACGCCAGCTCCAGCAGGTCGGGCCGGTAGACGCCGGTCGCCGGCGACCAGTAGCCGGTGCCGCTCGCGTCGCCCCGGTCGGTGCGCAGGTCGGCGAGGTCGCCGGTGCCGCCGAGCCGCCAGGTCAGCCAGTCGTGCGGCAGGCAGACCGCGGCGGTGCGGGCGGCGTTGTCGGGCTCGTGCTCGGCCAGCCAGCGCAGCTTGGTGACGGTGAAGCTGGCCACCGGCACCGAGCCGACGGCGTCGGCCCAGGCCTTCGGGCCGCCCAGCTCGGCGGTCAGGTCGGAAGCGGCCTGGGCCGAGCGGGTGTCGTTCCAGAGCAGAGCCGGGCGAACGACCTCGCCCGACTCGTCGAGACAGACCATGCCGTGCTGCTGGCCGCCGACGGCGACCGCGGCCACGTCATCCAGCCCGCCGGCCTGGCGCGTGGCCTCGGTCAGGGCGCGCCACCACGCGTCCGGATGCACCTCGGTGCCCTCCGGATGCGTGGCGCGCCCCTCGCGGACCAGCGCGCCGGTCTCGGCGTCGCGGACCACCACCTTGCACGACTGCGTGGACGTGTCGACGCCGGCGACCAGCGGCATGGTCGTTACTCCCTTAGCCCCGTGCGCCGAGCAGGTGCTCGAGCGCCAACTGGTTGAGGCGGACGAAGCCGAAGCCGCGCTCGGCGACCGTGTCGGCGTCGAAATCCTCGTAGGCGGACCGGTCGGCGAGCAGGTCGGTGTAGCTCTCGCCGGTGCCCACGGTCGGCTCGCGCAGCTCGCCCACCTTGGAAACCGCCAGCGCCTCCTGCACCTCCGGGTCGGCCCGGAACGCCTGTGCCCGCTCCTTGAGCAGCAGGTACATCCGCATGTTGGCGGCCGCCGAGGCCCACACGCCGTCGAAGTCCTCGGTGCGCGAGGGCTTGTAGTCGAAGTGCCGCGGGCCCTCGTAGGCCGGGCCGCCGCCGGGCGCGCCGTGCTCGATCAGGTCGACCAGGGCGAACGCGTTGGCCAGGTCGCCGTGGCCGAAGACCAGGTCCTGGTCGTATTTGATGCCGCGCTGGCCGTTGAGGTCGAGGTGGAAGAGCTTGCCGTGCCAGAGCGCCTGGGCGATGCCGTGCGCGTAGTTGAGGCCGGCCATCTGCTCGTGCCCGACCTCGGGGTTGAGGCCGACCAGGTCGCCGTGCTCAAGGCTGTTGATGAACGCGATCGCGTGGCCGACGGTCGGCAGCAGGATGTCGCCGCGCGGCTCGTTGGGCTTGGGCTCGATGGCGAAGCGCAGGCCGAAGCCGCGGTCGATCGAGTATTGCGCCAGGAAGTCGACGCCCTCGCGGTAGCGGTCGAGAGCCGCCTGCACGTCTTTGGCCGAGTCGTATTCGGAGCCCTCGCGGCCGCCCCACATCACGTAGGTCTGCGCGCCGAGCTCGGCGGCCAGCTCCATGTTGCGCATCACCTTGCGCAGCGCGAACCGGCGGATGGACCGGTCGTTGCTGGTGAAGCCGCCGTCCTTGAACACCGGGTGGGTGAACAGGTTGGTGGTCACCATCGGCACGACGATGCCGGTCTCGTCGAGCGCCTTGCGGAACCGGGCGATGTGCTCGGCCCGGGTCGCGTCGTCGGAGCCGAACGGGATCACGTCGTCGTCGTGGAACGTCACGCCGTAGGCGCCCAGCTCGGAGAGCCGGTGCACCGACTCCACCGGGTCGAGCGGCGGCCGGGTGGCGTCGCCGAACGGGTCGCGGGCCTGCCAGCCCACGGTCCACAGGCCGAACGAGAACTTGTCGGCACGGGTGGGATCGGCTGCCATCGGGGCCTCCTCCGAGAAGTATGGTTTCGAGCGCGTTAATTTGTTTAGCGGTTGAATTATTTGACCGCGACGTGGCAGTGTCAAGGCGTGAACGGCGAATTTCCGGTGCGGCAGGCCAGTGTGCGTGCCCACAACCTGGCACTCGTGCTCCGCCAGGTGGCCGGTGCGCCCCGCCCGCCGTCCCGCGCCGACCTCGCCGGCAGCACCGGGCTGACCCGGGCCACCGTCTCCGCGCTCGTCGACGACCTGGTCGGCGGCGGCCTGATCACCGAGGTGGGTCCGGCGCCGCGGACCGGCGCCGGCCGGCCGGCGGTCGGGCTCGTCCTTAACGGGTACGGACCGGCCGGGCTCGGACTGGAGATCAACGTCGACTACCTGGCCGGCTGCGTCGTCGACCTGACCGGCACCGTCATCCACCGTCTGGTGCTGCACGGCGACCAGCGGATCCTGGGCCCCCGCGCGGTGCTCGACGCCGTCGCCGACCTCGGCGCGCGGCTGCGTTCCGAGGCCGCCGCGGCCGGGCGGGTCGTCGCCGGCGCCGCCCTCGCCGTTCCGGGGCTGGTCTCGGGGGCCGGCCTGGTGCACCGGGCGCCCAACCTGGCCTGGCACGACGTCGACGCGGCCGGCGCGCTGGCCGGCGGGCCGCTCGGCGACCTGCCGCTGACCATCGACAACGAGGCCAACCTGGCCGCGCTGGCCGAGTTGCACGCCGACGGCGACGGGCTGGACAGCTTCGTCTACGTGTCCGGTGAGATCGGCATCGGCGCCGGCATCGTGCTGCACCGCACCCTGTTCCGCGGCGCCCGCGGCTGGAGCGGCGAACTCGGCCACGTCTGCGTCCGGCCCGACGGCCCGCTCTGCCGGTGCGGTGCGCTCGGCTGCCTCGAGCAATACGCGGGCCAGGAGGCGCTGCTGCGCGACCTGCCGGCGGGCGAGACCGGCCTGGCCCGGCTGCGCGACGACACCGCACTGGCCGACAGCCGGCTGCCGGCCGCGGGCACGTCGCTGGGTGTGGCGCTGGCCGGCGTGGTCAACATGCTCGACGTCGACACTGTGGTGCTCGGCGGCATCTTCGGGCCGCTGACACCCTGGCTGGCACCCGCGGTCGAGGCCGAACTGGCCCGGCGGGTGCTGACCTCGGCGTGGTCGCCGATGACCGTGCGGGCCTCGGCGTTGGGGGCGGCCGCGGCGGCGGTCGGTGCGGCCGGCGCGGTGATCCGCGACATCCTGGCCGAACCGGCGGAGTGGCTCAGGCCGTGAGCGCGTCGGAGTCGGGCTTGCCCATCGCGTCGCCGAACTCGCTCAGGCCGCGCAGCAGGGACTGCCGGGCGGCCGGGCTCATCTGCGCCAGCACCTCGCGCAGCCGGCGCTGACGCTCGGCCCGCAGCTCGTCCAGCAACCGGCGACCGGTCTGGGTCAGATGCAGCGAGATCTCGCGGCGGTCGGTGCGGCCCGGGAAGCGCTCGATCATGCCGGCCGCGACCAGCCGGTCGCAGAGCCGGCTGGCCGACGAGAGGATCATGCCGAGGCTGCCGGCCAGGCCGCGCAGGTTGATCCCGTCGCACTCCTCGACCACCAGCATCGCCCGCAACTGTGACCCCGAGACTCGATCGGCGGCACCTTCGCGAGCCGCGTCCCACACGCGCAGCAACGCCTCGGCCGCACTGTCGAGTGCAGCGGCCTGGGCGGCTACGTCGTCGGACGCATGGTGATCGGCCATGGTGGGAAAACCCTACCCCGGCGGCGTTGGTCGCCACCTCGGCGAGGGGACCACCGATGAACGAACGGTTAGTCGATGTCGAACGCGCGCTGTCGCACGCGGAGGCCGACCTGCTCGTGGAACGGCTCGGGGAAGAGGTCGAGAAGCACTACGGGATCACGGACGCGGAGCTGTTCCTGGTCGACTACCGGCTCGCCGCGCTGCTGCCACTGGGCGGCGGTGAGCCGTTGACCCATCCCGGCCACCCGGCCTGGCGGAGCTTCGACCATCAGTCCGAGGTTTTCGACGGCGACGTCCTGTTCCTCCCGGTCACCATGCGTGGTGACCGGATCGGTGTGCTCCGGCTGGCCCCGGTGCCCGGCGACGACGAGGCCGCACACGGCGACCTGGCCCGGCTGGCCGTCTACCTCGCGCACGAGGTGGCCGCGGTACGCGACAGCACCGACGCATACCTGGTCGCCGCGCGGGCCCGCCGGTTGACGCTGGCCGCCGAGATGCAGTGGGAGTTGCTGCCGGGGCGCAGCCGGACCCGGCCCTCCTTCTCGCTGGCCGGTCAGCTCGAACCGGCGTACGCCGTGCGGGGTGACAGCTTCGACTGGGCCGACGACGGGCACCGGCTCTGGATGTCGGCGGTGAACGGCTCCGGCGAGGGCGTCGCGGCGGCGACGCTCACCAGCCTCGCCACGTTCGCCCTGCGCAACGCCCGCCGGGGCGGGCTCGACCTGGCTGACCAGGTGGCATTGGCCGACCAGGCGATCTACTCGCACTATCGGGGCGAGCAGCACCTGGCCGCCCTTCTGCTCTCGGTCGACCTGGCCAGCGGCGTGGTCACCGCGGTCGACGCCGGCTCACCGCGGCTGCTGTTGCTGCGCGGCGAGGAGGCGTCCGATGTGGAGCTTGAGGCGCAGTTGCCGCTGGGCATGTTCGACGGCACCATCTACCGGCCGCAGACCTTCGAGCTGGAGGTCGGCGACCGGCTGTTCGTGATCAGCGACGGCGTCTTCGACGCGGTCAACGAGGCCGGCGGGCGTTATGGCGAGACCGCGCTGACCCGGTTTGTCCGGCGCAGCCGGCGGCAGTCGCCGCTCGACGCGGTGCGCGCGCTGCTCGGTGAGCTGCGCGCGCACGTCGCCGCTGATCTGGTCGACGACGCGGTGGTCGTCTGCCTCGACTGGAACGGGCCGAAGTCTCAGTAGGCGCCGCGGCTGGCGACCACCGCGCCGAGGGTTTTCCACAGGATCGCCAGGTCGGCGGTCAGGCTCCAGTTCTCCACGTAGTAGAGGTCGAGCCGGATGCCGTCTTCCCAGCTCAGGTCGGAGCGGCCGCTGACCTGCCAGAGCCCGGTGATGCCGGGCTTGACGAGCAGCCGGCGGGCCACGTCGCCGTCGTAACGGGCCACCTCGCGGGGCAGCGGCGGGCGCGGACCGACCAGGCTCATCTGCCCGAGCAGCACGTTGACCAGTTGCGGCAACTCGTCGAGCGAGTAGCGGCGCAGGAACCGGCCGACCCGGGTGACCCGCGGGTCGTCGCGCATCTTGAACATCAGCCCGTCGGTCTCGTTGCGCGCCTTGAGCTGCGCGAGGACCTCTTCGGCGTTGACCACCATGGTGCGGAACTTGAAGACCCCGAACTCCTTGCCGGACATGCCCACCCGGGTCTGCCGGAAGAACACCGGCCCGCGACCGTCGAGCTTGATCGCGATGGCGATGACCAACAGGACCGGGAACGCCAGCGTCAACGCGATCAGCGCCGCGGCCCGGTCGAAGAAGCCCTTGACCAGCTTGCGGCCACCGCGGAACTCG
This genomic interval from Asanoa ferruginea contains the following:
- the xylB gene encoding xylulokinase: MPLVAGVDTSTQSCKVVVRDAETGALVREGRATHPEGTEVHPDAWWRALTEATRQAGGLDDVAAVAVGGQQHGMVCLDESGEVVRPALLWNDTRSAQAASDLTAELGGPKAWADAVGSVPVASFTVTKLRWLAEHEPDNAARTAAVCLPHDWLTWRLGGTGDLADLRTDRGDASGTGYWSPATGVYRPDLLELAFGREPRVPTVLAPTGIAGRLPSGAALGPGTGDNAAAALGVGARPGDVIVSIGTSGTVFSVADLPAADASGIVAGFADATGRFLPLVCTLNAARVLDAAAALLGVSHSRLAELAAEAPSGSDGLVMVPYLEGERTPNRPLSTGAVHGLTLRNSTPAHFARAAVEGMLCALADGLDALIAEGAAVNRVILIGGGARSEAVRRIAPEIFGCGVVVPEPGEYVADGAARQAAWVVSDQPAPPAWATGRVETYDARPVPAIRDQYAAVRELVHDRPA
- the xylA gene encoding xylose isomerase, translating into MAADPTRADKFSFGLWTVGWQARDPFGDATRPPLDPVESVHRLSELGAYGVTFHDDDVIPFGSDDATRAEHIARFRKALDETGIVVPMVTTNLFTHPVFKDGGFTSNDRSIRRFALRKVMRNMELAAELGAQTYVMWGGREGSEYDSAKDVQAALDRYREGVDFLAQYSIDRGFGLRFAIEPKPNEPRGDILLPTVGHAIAFINSLEHGDLVGLNPEVGHEQMAGLNYAHGIAQALWHGKLFHLDLNGQRGIKYDQDLVFGHGDLANAFALVDLIEHGAPGGGPAYEGPRHFDYKPSRTEDFDGVWASAAANMRMYLLLKERAQAFRADPEVQEALAVSKVGELREPTVGTGESYTDLLADRSAYEDFDADTVAERGFGFVRLNQLALEHLLGARG
- a CDS encoding ROK family transcriptional regulator is translated as MNGEFPVRQASVRAHNLALVLRQVAGAPRPPSRADLAGSTGLTRATVSALVDDLVGGGLITEVGPAPRTGAGRPAVGLVLNGYGPAGLGLEINVDYLAGCVVDLTGTVIHRLVLHGDQRILGPRAVLDAVADLGARLRSEAAAAGRVVAGAALAVPGLVSGAGLVHRAPNLAWHDVDAAGALAGGPLGDLPLTIDNEANLAALAELHADGDGLDSFVYVSGEIGIGAGIVLHRTLFRGARGWSGELGHVCVRPDGPLCRCGALGCLEQYAGQEALLRDLPAGETGLARLRDDTALADSRLPAAGTSLGVALAGVVNMLDVDTVVLGGIFGPLTPWLAPAVEAELARRVLTSAWSPMTVRASALGAAAAAVGAAGAVIRDILAEPAEWLRP
- a CDS encoding MarR family winged helix-turn-helix transcriptional regulator, with the protein product MADHHASDDVAAQAAALDSAAEALLRVWDAAREGAADRVSGSQLRAMLVVEECDGINLRGLAGSLGMILSSASRLCDRLVAAGMIERFPGRTDRREISLHLTQTGRRLLDELRAERQRRLREVLAQMSPAARQSLLRGLSEFGDAMGKPDSDALTA
- a CDS encoding PP2C family protein-serine/threonine phosphatase, with protein sequence MNERLVDVERALSHAEADLLVERLGEEVEKHYGITDAELFLVDYRLAALLPLGGGEPLTHPGHPAWRSFDHQSEVFDGDVLFLPVTMRGDRIGVLRLAPVPGDDEAAHGDLARLAVYLAHEVAAVRDSTDAYLVAARARRLTLAAEMQWELLPGRSRTRPSFSLAGQLEPAYAVRGDSFDWADDGHRLWMSAVNGSGEGVAAATLTSLATFALRNARRGGLDLADQVALADQAIYSHYRGEQHLAALLLSVDLASGVVTAVDAGSPRLLLLRGEEASDVELEAQLPLGMFDGTIYRPQTFELEVGDRLFVISDGVFDAVNEAGGRYGETALTRFVRRSRRQSPLDAVRALLGELRAHVAADLVDDAVVVCLDWNGPKSQ